From the genome of Curtobacterium sp. TC1:
CTCGAAAGCGTCCGTGACCAAGGCCACGTTCTACAAGTATTTCGCCGGCCGCTTCTGGCTGGAGGCGACCTACGCCCACTTCCAGCACCGCCGCCGGGTAGAAGCGCTGCTCGACGCCGCGTCATGCGCGAGCACACCACTGGACACCATTGAGGCAGCCGCCGGGGTCTTCGTCGTCGCCGTTCGCACCCCAGGGTTCCGCGGTGACGCTCTGATGCTCGCCGCGGCCGAGTTCCCGGACCCTGAGCACCCCGTGCGTCAGGTCGTCAGCGACCACCACACCTGGGAGCGGAAGTGGTTCACTTCTCTGTTCGCTGCCGCCAGCATCGATGAGCCCGAAGCTGCGGCGATACAGCTCGAGCTCGCCGCTGCCGGCCTAGCGGCGCACGCGGCCCTCGCCCCGGCCGAACCAGCCGTTGCAGCGTTCAACCGCGCG
Proteins encoded in this window:
- a CDS encoding TetR/AcrR family transcriptional regulator, giving the protein MLDEAASAPELSPMLLRVVTAHSEAAREAANGNTKRLHVDARDAALRRAAEVHPAETLSDVAGLSSGELATALRRDTRRPKPPPSTDPLLRDIPAAERRLLETVELLFYTHGIRAVGVDQIISKASVTKATFYKYFAGRFWLEATYAHFQHRRRVEALLDAASCASTPLDTIEAAAGVFVVAVRTPGFRGDALMLAAAEFPDPEHPVRQVVSDHHTWERKWFTSLFAAASIDEPEAAAIQLELAAAGLAAHAALAPAEPAVAAFNRAVRTLTEPSSLVATRR